Below is a genomic region from Leucobacter exalbidus.
ACGTTCGCGTATATAAGAGCGAAGAGACGCTCGCGAAGCAGGATCAGCTCGCTTGGAAGATCGCCGAGGTCGCCGCTGACCCCGTCGCCGTCGACGCCGACGTCACCGACATGATCATCAACCGCATCATCGACAACGCCTCGGTTGCCGCGGCGTCACTGACGCGCGGCCCGATCGTCGCCTCGCGTGCCCAGGCACTGCAGCACCCCATTTCGCGCGGGGGATCCGGATCATCAGTATTCGGCCTCGCCGCAGATAACGACGCGAACCGCACCAGCCCCGAGTGGGCTGCCTGGACCAACGGCGTGGCCGTGCGCGAGCTCGACTACCACGACACGTTCTTGGCCGCAGAGTACTCGCACCCGGGCGACAACATCCCCCCGATTCTCGCCGTGGCCCAGCACGTGGGTGCCGATGGCAGCGCCCTCCTGCGCGGCATTGCGACCGGCTACGAGATTCAGATGAACCTCGTGCGCTCGATCTGCCTGCACAAGCACAAGATTGACCACATTGCGCACATCGGCGCCTCAGCCTCGGCCGGCATCGGCACGCTGCTCGGCCTCGACGCCGAAACCATTTACCAGGCCGTCGGCCAGGGCCTGCACACCACCACCGCGACCCGCCAGAGCCGCAAGGGCGAGATCTCGACATGGAAGGCGCACGCTCCCGCATTCGCCGGCAAGATGGCTGTCGAAGCGGTTGACCGCGCGATGCGTGGCCAGACCTCGCCGAGCCCCATCTACGAAGGCGAAGACGGCGTCATCTCGTGGCTGCTCGACGGCCCCGACGCGTCATACAACGTGCCGCTGCCCGCAGCGGGCGAGGCCAAGCGCGCCATCCTCGATTCGTACACGAAGGAGCACTCGGCCGAGTACCAGGCGCAGGCCTGGATCGACCTCGCCCGCAAGCTGAACGGTGAGCGCCCCGAGCTGGCCGACCCCGCAAACATTGACAGCATCGTGCTGCACACGAGCCACCACACGCACTACGTGATCGGCTCGGGCGCCAACGACCCGCAGAAGTACGACCCGACGTCGACGCGCGAGACGCTCGACCACTCGATTCCGTACATCTTTGCGGTCGCTCTGCAGGATGGCGGCTGGCACCACGTCGATTCGTACACCCCTGAGCGTGCGGGCCGCGCCGACACCGTGTCGCTGTGGCACAAGATCACCACGGCAGAGGACGCCGAGTGGACGCGCCGCTACCACTCAGAAGACCCTGACGAGAAGGCCTTCGGCGGTCGCGTCGAGATCAAGCTCACCGACGGCTCCACCGTCGTAGAAGAGATCGCAGTGGCCGACGCGCACCCGCTGGGCGCCCGCCCGTTCGCTCGCGACAACTACATCGCCAAGTTCCGCCTGCTCGCCGAGCCCGTGCTCGAGCCCGCAGAGATCGAGCGCTTCCTCGAGCTCGTGCAGCGCCTGCCCGAGCTCACCGTTGACGAGGTGCGCGAGCTCAACATCGTCGCCCGCGACGGCGTCATCGAGCTCGCCGCAGCACCGAAGGGACTGTTCTAATGCTGTACGCACAGACCACCGCTGAGGCGAAGCGTCGCCTCTTCCGCGAGCGCCTCGCCACTGGCGAGCTGCTGCGGTTCCCGGGCGCATTCAACCCGCTGTCTGCCCGCTTGATCGAGCAGAAGGGCTTCGAGGGCGTCTACATCTCGGGCGCCGTGCTGTCGGCCGACCTGGGCCTGCCCGACATTGGGCTCACCACCCTCACCGAGGTTGCCGGCCGTGGCAAGCAGATCGCTCGCATGACCGATCTGCCCGCGATCATCGACGCCGACACCGGCTTCGGTGAGCCGATGAACGTGGCGCGCACCATTCAGGAGCTCGAAGATGCGGGCCTCGCCGGCGCGCACATCGAAGACCAGGTGAACCCCAAGCGTTGCGGCCACCTCGACGGCAAATCGGTCGTTGACGAAGCGACTGCGCTGAAGCGTATTCGCGCAGGTGTTGACGCACGTCGTGACTCGAACTTCTTGATCATGGCGCGCACCGACATTCGTGCCACCGAGCCTGGCGACTCGGGCCTCGCCCTCGCGGCAGACCGCGCGAAGGCACTGGTTGACGCCGGTGCCGACGCGATCTTCCCCGAGGCGATGCGCACGCTTGAGGAGTTCGAAGCGATTCGCAAAGCCGTTGACGTGCCGATCCTCGC
It encodes:
- a CDS encoding MmgE/PrpD family protein, producing the protein MTISHHVRVYKSEETLAKQDQLAWKIAEVAADPVAVDADVTDMIINRIIDNASVAAASLTRGPIVASRAQALQHPISRGGSGSSVFGLAADNDANRTSPEWAAWTNGVAVRELDYHDTFLAAEYSHPGDNIPPILAVAQHVGADGSALLRGIATGYEIQMNLVRSICLHKHKIDHIAHIGASASAGIGTLLGLDAETIYQAVGQGLHTTTATRQSRKGEISTWKAHAPAFAGKMAVEAVDRAMRGQTSPSPIYEGEDGVISWLLDGPDASYNVPLPAAGEAKRAILDSYTKEHSAEYQAQAWIDLARKLNGERPELADPANIDSIVLHTSHHTHYVIGSGANDPQKYDPTSTRETLDHSIPYIFAVALQDGGWHHVDSYTPERAGRADTVSLWHKITTAEDAEWTRRYHSEDPDEKAFGGRVEIKLTDGSTVVEEIAVADAHPLGARPFARDNYIAKFRLLAEPVLEPAEIERFLELVQRLPELTVDEVRELNIVARDGVIELAAAPKGLF
- the prpB gene encoding methylisocitrate lyase gives rise to the protein MLYAQTTAEAKRRLFRERLATGELLRFPGAFNPLSARLIEQKGFEGVYISGAVLSADLGLPDIGLTTLTEVAGRGKQIARMTDLPAIIDADTGFGEPMNVARTIQELEDAGLAGAHIEDQVNPKRCGHLDGKSVVDEATALKRIRAGVDARRDSNFLIMARTDIRATEPGDSGLALAADRAKALVDAGADAIFPEAMRTLEEFEAIRKAVDVPILANMTEFGKSELFSSEQLASVGVNIVIWPVSMLRISMGATGRALDELNNVGHLTGKLGEMQHRADLYELLDYESYNSFDTNVFNFEVER